The sequence below is a genomic window from candidate division WOR-3 bacterium.
ACGAGAATAACGTGCCAAACGTTTTTGTCAAATTCGCATTTCGCAATTCGCAATGCACGTTGTGTTTAGTGTCTTGACTTTTTTCGTATTTTCACCTATATATTATAGAGCCTCAAGTTTGTAGCGTAGTTTCTTCTAAGGAGCGCGGTATGTCTTTTGAGGATGTTGTAAAAAACAGTAAATTCATGCTGGCAGAAGCGTCAGTAGTCGAGTCACTGCGGCGCTCGAACAGGGTGGAGCTCCACCCCCGGCTTGTTCACTCTCCACTGATATACGACAGAAAAGGAAGAGAAGAGTTAGCGAATCTGTATAACGAATACATCGGTGTTGCGGAGAAATCCGGGTTGCCTATGGTTACCCTGACGCCGACCTGGCGCGCTAACAGGGAAAGGTTATCCGAAGCCGGGATCGCGTGCGACGTCAACAAAGATGCGGCTGATTTCATGAAGCAGATCCGTAGCCAATGGAATACATGGCGCGATAATATTTTTATTGGCGGCCTGATCGGGTGCAGGAATGACTGTTACAAAGCCGTCGAGGCCATCGATATGGAAGAAGCAAACGATTTCCACTCCTGGCAGATAAACAAACTCGCAAAAGCCAACGTCGATTTCCTCATCGCAGAAACATTACCGGCGCTTTGTGAAGCGATCGGTATTGCACAGGCGATGGGTGCAACCACGTATCCGTATACCATAAGTTTTGTGATAAACCGGCAGAGTCAAGTCCTCGATGGAACCAGCTTGGAATACGCGTTTAGAACCATAGATTCACTTTGCGATAGGCCTCCACTTGGATATATGGTCAATTGCTCTCATCCTTCTTTCCTACGGGCAG
It includes:
- a CDS encoding homocysteine S-methyltransferase family protein; the encoded protein is MSFEDVVKNSKFMLAEASVVESLRRSNRVELHPRLVHSPLIYDRKGREELANLYNEYIGVAEKSGLPMVTLTPTWRANRERLSEAGIACDVNKDAADFMKQIRSQWNTWRDNIFIGGLIGCRNDCYKAVEAIDMEEANDFHSWQINKLAKANVDFLIAETLPALCEAIGIAQAMGATTYPYTISFVINRQSQVLDGTSLEYAFRTIDSLCDRPPLGYMVNCSHPSFLRAGEQPDLVLSRLIGIQANASSQDQTDLEGAATLKVDDIPAWGDQMVELNAKYGVKILGGCCGTSAAHLQYIVDNIPR